A region from the Pelecanus crispus isolate bPelCri1 chromosome 11, bPelCri1.pri, whole genome shotgun sequence genome encodes:
- the ATPAF2 gene encoding ATP synthase mitochondrial F1 complex assembly factor 2: MWRGCSRLLLQGRSLPAWLPRPPLVAGGSGPVGPGWGRTYAPPAERKRFYQNVSISQGEGGFEINLDHRKLKTPQAKLFTVPSEALAIAVATEWDAQKDTIKFYTMHLTTLCNTALDNPTQRNKMQLIRAAVKFLETDTVCYRVEEPAALAELQNNEWDPIVAWAEKRYNVAIGSSTSILGPNIPAGTKETFISHLASYNMWALQGIEYVITQLKSLILSMALIDRHITVEKAVLLSRLEEEYQIQRWGNVEWAHDYDMCELRARTAAGTLFVHLCSESSTVKHKLLQD; this comes from the exons ATGTGGCGCGGCTGCAGCCGGCTGCTGCTACAAGGccgctccctgccagcctggctcCCCCGACCGCCTCTTGTCGCCGGCGGGAGCGGCCCGgtggggccgggctggggccggACCTACGCCCCACCGGCAG AGAGGAAGCGGTTTTACCAGAACGTGAGCATCTCGCAAGGAGAAG GAGGCTTTGAAATAAACCTGGACCACCGGAAGCTGAAAACGCCCCAGGCCAAGCTCTTCACTGTCCCCAGTGAGGCCTTGGCCATTGCAGTGGCAACAGAGTGGGACGCCCAGAAAGACACCATCAAGTTCTACACTATGCACCTG ACCACACTGTGCAACACGGCGCTGGACAATCCTACGCAGCgaaataaaatgcagctgaTCCGTGCAGCGGTGAAGTTCCTGGAGACTGACACTGTCTG CTATCGTGTGGAGGAGCCAGCCGCcttggcagagctgcagaacaACGAGTGGGATCCCATTGTTGCCTGGGCTGAGAAAAG GTACAATGTGGCAATTGGCTCCTCGACCAGCATCCTGGGGCCAAACATTCCAGCCGGCACCAAGGAGACCTTCATCAGCCATCTGGCATCCTACAACATGTGGGCCCTGCAAG GTATAGAATATGTAATCACCCAGCTGAAATCTCTGATTCTGTCCATGGCTCTGATTGACAGGCACATTACAGTAGAGAAAGCCGTGCTTCTGTCTCGCCTGGAGGAAGAATACCAG atTCAGCGGTGGGGCAACGTGGAGTGGGCCCACGACTATGACATGTGCGAGCTGCGTGCTCGCACGGCAGCTGGGACTCTCTTTGTTCACCTCTGTTCAGAGAGCTCGACCGTAAAACACAAGCTGTTGCAGGACTGA